The Triticum aestivum cultivar Chinese Spring chromosome 4B, IWGSC CS RefSeq v2.1, whole genome shotgun sequence sequence TTTgtctgtttgtttgtttgttgcccGTGCTTATCTTGTTTTCCCCCACTCCTCGCGTTGAGCGCAGTGGCCCAAGCAGTTGAACGCgccgctggaggaggtcgacccCGAGATTGCCGACATCATCGAGCTCGAGAAGGCCCGCCAATGGAAGGTCATCACTGCTCCCATGATTCGCTGTACTGTGCTCGGGCTCTTCTTCTCCAGGACATTTGCTGAATCGCGTCAGTCTGTCTGGTTGCAGGGGCTGGAGCTCATCCCGTCGGAGAACTTCACCTCCCTCTCGGTGATGCAGGCGGTGGGATCCGTCATGACCAACAAGTACAGCGAGGGGTACCCCGGCGCGAGATACTACGGTGGAAACGAGTGCGCTCTTGTTCCTTCTTTCTCTGTATTTATATATCTGAAGAATGCTTGGAGCAGAAATTGAATGGATGTGGGGGTCAATAATGTGGACTGGCGGTCGTTTTGGCTTTTCTTGCCTGCAGATACATTGATATGGCCGAGACGCTGTGCCAGAAACGTGCTTTGGAGGCTTTCAATTTGGACCCAGAGAAGTGGGGAGGTAAAATCTTGATGATGGTTTTATTCTTAATTTCCTTATCAGGTTCTCTCGTGTCCGGTAGAACTAACTAATGACTCTGCAGGATGTTTTTCTATAAATTCTATCATTTATGTGGACATAGGGTCATTAGTCTTTTTTTATACTGCTTTTGGTGATGCAAATGAGAGAGCAGAGTGAAAATAAATAAGATGCTCTGGTTCGAGCTAATCTTATTATGCTCTACAGTTGACACACTTTTACTTGATCGGAAATAGGGTAATGTTCTAAAGTAGTCTAGTCGTAAAGTAAACGGGTTAAGTCCACAGCAGGTTCTTAATTTGCTTAAGAAATTTCTGTTGGCATATGTGCATACACCATTTACAAACCAAAGTATGTTAGTCAATTTCAAAGCTTACATATGGTACACAGCTGGGATTAGACACTATCTGTACATTTTAAATATTTAGGTTGCATTGCTAACCACTATGTTCTTGGAGTGGTATTTGTCCTTCCACCAAATTGGGGGCGAGTTAACTGGATGACCAATTTCTGCCTCTGCAGTGAATGTGCAACCTCTATCGGGTTCACCTGCCAACTTCCATGTATACACTGCTCTGCTGAAGCCACATGATAGAATTATGGCTCTGGATCTTCCTCACGGTGGACATCTTTCCCATGGTTACCAGGTACATCTATCCGCTTCTTTATTATCAACCTATTGTTTTTTATTTCTCTGGTGGGGTGCAAGCATGATCAGCCATTGCTTGCTTGTTGCCATCTTTCTGTGTAGTTTgctgtttcttttgttttttatatCTAGCATTAGATAAGCACTTCATACTGTAATGTAAAATACATACTAATAAGCTCATAATTCTCAATTATGTTTAGGTATGATGTTTGAGAAACTCCCATGGCTCAAtggttcttttcttgttgtttgcAGACTGACACAAAGAAAATCTCAGCAGTTTCAATATTCTTTGAGACAATGCCTTACAGACTGGATGAAAGCACTGGCTTGATTGATTATGACCAGGTGAACTCCTTATTTATTCATTTCATGTCATGGGAGTTTTGGGATCTCCCGATCAGTTTTAACATTACTTATGCATGTTTCGTGAAGTGGAAAAAGTGCGTACTTTTTGTTTTTTTAGCAACATTCAGCTAAAAGAAATGGTTTCTTACTGCATTGTCTAGGATATTTTCATTGTTATATGTCTCCTTCAGTAGTCAAATTATTTCAAGATGAATTATCTTAACTCCTTCATATGTTGCTAagcttcatttgctacttctgcaGTTGGAGAAAAGTGCCGTTCTTTTTAGGCCAAAGTTGATTGTTGCTGGTGCTAGTGCATATGCCCGCCTTTATGATTATAACCGCATGCGGAAGgcaagttcattttcttcagtaaTGAACaatgaatcccccccccccccccctcctaatcAGTGATTAACTTCAATTTCTATTGTGCAATTGGCAGATCTGTGACAAGCAGAAGGCAGTTCTTCTCGCAGACATGGCACATATCAGTGGGCTAGTTGCTGCTGGTGTCATTCCGTCTCCTTTTGAGTATGCAGATGTGGTGACTACCACTACCCACAAGTCTCTCCGTGGTCCACGTGGAGCCATGATCTTTTTCCGGAAGGGGGTGAAAGAAATAAACAAACAAGGGAAGGAGGTATTGCCGGAGAAATACAATAGAATGATAGTAGCATAGAGTGTTGAAGAT is a genomic window containing:
- the LOC123091051 gene encoding serine hydroxymethyltransferase 1, mitochondrial; the protein is MAMATALRKLSARGQPLSRLTPLYSMASLPATEERSAVTWPKQLNAPLEEVDPEIADIIELEKARQWKGLELIPSENFTSLSVMQAVGSVMTNKYSEGYPGARYYGGNEYIDMAETLCQKRALEAFNLDPEKWGVNVQPLSGSPANFHVYTALLKPHDRIMALDLPHGGHLSHGYQTDTKKISAVSIFFETMPYRLDESTGLIDYDQLEKSAVLFRPKLIVAGASAYARLYDYNRMRKICDKQKAVLLADMAHISGLVAAGVIPSPFEYADVVTTTTHKSLRGPRGAMIFFRKGVKEINKQGKEVKYDFEDKINAAVFPGLQGGPHNHTITGLAVALKQATTQEYRAYQEQVMSNSARFAESLTSKGYDIVSGGTDNHLVLVNLKKKGIDGSRVEKVLENVHIAANKNTVPGDVSAMVPGGIRMGTPALTSRGFVEEDFAKVADFFDSAVNLALKVKAAAAGTKLKDFVATLQSDSNIQAEIAKLRHDVEEYAKQFPTIGFEKETMKYKN